A single region of the Streptomyces caelestis genome encodes:
- a CDS encoding aldehyde dehydrogenase family protein — translation MSERLTVLKTYKLYVGGKFPRSESGRVYEVTDSKGKWLANAPLSSRKDARDAVVAARKAFGGWSGATAYNRGQVLYRVAEMLEGRRDQFTREVADAEGLSKSKAAAVVDATIDRWVWYAGWTDKIAQVVGGGNPVAGPFFNLSSPEPTGVVAVLAPQESSFLGLVSVVAPVIATGNTAVVVASERSPLPALSLAEVLATSDVPGGVVNVLSGRTAEIATPLAAHQDVNAIDLAGADEVLAKELEIAAADNLKRVLRPQPVDYAETPGIDRMTAFLETKTVWHPTGSLGASGSSY, via the coding sequence ATGTCTGAGCGACTCACCGTACTGAAGACCTACAAGCTGTACGTGGGCGGAAAGTTCCCGCGTTCCGAGAGCGGCCGGGTGTACGAGGTGACCGACTCGAAGGGCAAGTGGCTGGCGAACGCACCCCTGTCCTCCCGCAAGGACGCCCGTGACGCGGTAGTGGCCGCCCGCAAGGCGTTCGGCGGCTGGTCCGGCGCGACGGCGTACAACCGCGGCCAGGTCCTCTACCGCGTCGCCGAGATGCTGGAGGGCCGCCGCGACCAGTTCACCCGTGAGGTGGCCGACGCCGAGGGGCTGTCGAAGTCCAAGGCGGCGGCGGTCGTGGACGCCACGATCGACCGCTGGGTCTGGTACGCGGGCTGGACCGACAAGATCGCCCAGGTGGTCGGGGGCGGCAACCCGGTGGCGGGTCCGTTCTTCAACCTCTCCTCCCCCGAGCCGACGGGCGTGGTGGCGGTCCTGGCCCCGCAGGAGTCGTCCTTCCTGGGCCTGGTGTCGGTCGTCGCCCCGGTGATCGCGACCGGCAACACGGCGGTCGTGGTGGCGAGCGAGAGGTCCCCGCTCCCCGCGCTGTCCCTGGCGGAGGTACTGGCCACCTCGGACGTCCCCGGCGGCGTGGTCAACGTCCTCTCGGGCCGCACGGCGGAGATCGCGACCCCGCTGGCGGCCCACCAGGACGTCAACGCGATCGACCTCGCGGGCGCCGACGAGGTCCTGGCGAAGGAACTGGAGATCGCCGCGGCCGACAACCTCAAGCGCGTTCTCCGTCCACAGCCTGTGGATTACGCGGAGACGCCCGGCATCGACCGCATGACGGCGTTCCTGGAGACGAAAACGGTCTGGCACCCCACGGGGTCACTGGGCGCGTCGGGTTCCTCGTACTAG
- a CDS encoding aldehyde dehydrogenase family protein: protein MASVFAYAPAPESRSVVDIAPSYGLFIDGEFVEAADGKVFKTVSPSTEEVLSEIAQAGEADVDRAVQAARKAFEKWSALPGSERAKYLFRIARIIQERSRELAVLETLDNGKPIKETRDADLPLVAAHFFYYAGWADKLDHAGFGANPRPLGVAGQVIPWNFPLLMLAWKIAPALATGNTVVLKPAETTPLSALFFADICRQAGLPKGVVNILPGYGGAGAALVVHPDVNKVAFTGSTAVGKEIARTVAGTPKKVTLELGGKGANIVFDDAPLDQAVEGIVNGIFFNQGQVCCAGSRLLVQESIQDELLESLKRRLSTLRLGDPLDKNTDIGAINSEEQLTRITSLVEQGEAEGAERWSPACELPESGYWFAPTLFTNVTQAHTVARDEIFGPVLSVLTFRTPDEAVAKANNTPYGLSAGIWTEKGSRILAVANKLRAGVVWSNTFNKFDPTSPFGGYKESGFGREGGRHGLEAYLDV from the coding sequence ATGGCATCGGTATTCGCATACGCACCGGCCCCCGAGTCGCGCTCGGTCGTCGACATCGCGCCCTCGTACGGCCTGTTCATCGACGGCGAGTTCGTGGAGGCGGCCGACGGCAAGGTCTTCAAGACGGTCTCGCCGAGCACCGAGGAGGTGCTCTCCGAGATCGCCCAGGCCGGTGAGGCGGACGTCGACCGCGCGGTGCAGGCCGCGCGCAAGGCCTTCGAGAAGTGGTCGGCGCTGCCCGGCTCGGAGCGCGCCAAGTACCTGTTCCGCATCGCGCGGATCATCCAGGAGCGCTCCCGCGAGCTCGCCGTCCTCGAAACCCTCGACAACGGCAAGCCGATCAAGGAGACCCGCGACGCGGACCTCCCCCTGGTCGCGGCGCACTTCTTCTACTACGCCGGCTGGGCCGACAAGCTCGACCACGCCGGCTTCGGCGCGAACCCGCGGCCGCTGGGCGTGGCGGGCCAGGTCATCCCCTGGAACTTCCCGCTGCTGATGCTGGCGTGGAAGATCGCCCCGGCGCTCGCGACCGGCAACACGGTCGTGCTGAAGCCGGCCGAGACCACCCCGCTGTCGGCGCTGTTCTTCGCGGACATCTGCCGCCAGGCGGGCCTGCCCAAGGGCGTCGTCAACATCCTCCCCGGCTACGGCGGCGCGGGCGCGGCGCTGGTCGTCCACCCGGACGTGAACAAGGTCGCCTTCACCGGCTCCACGGCCGTCGGCAAGGAGATCGCCCGCACGGTCGCCGGCACCCCCAAGAAGGTCACGCTCGAACTGGGCGGCAAGGGCGCCAACATCGTCTTCGACGACGCGCCCCTGGACCAGGCCGTCGAGGGCATCGTCAACGGCATCTTCTTCAACCAGGGCCAGGTCTGCTGCGCGGGCAGCCGCCTGCTGGTCCAGGAGTCGATCCAGGACGAGCTGCTGGAGTCCCTGAAGCGCCGGCTGTCGACGCTCCGCCTGGGCGACCCGCTCGACAAGAACACGGACATCGGCGCGATCAACTCCGAGGAACAGCTCACCCGCATCACCTCCCTCGTCGAGCAGGGCGAGGCGGAGGGCGCCGAGCGCTGGTCGCCGGCCTGTGAACTTCCGGAGAGCGGCTACTGGTTCGCCCCGACGCTCTTCACGAACGTCACCCAGGCGCACACCGTCGCCCGCGACGAGATCTTCGGCCCGGTGCTGTCGGTGCTGACCTTCCGCACCCCGGACGAGGCGGTCGCCAAGGCCAACAACACGCCGTACGGCCTCTCCGCCGGCATCTGGACGGAGAAGGGCTCCCGCATCCTGGCGGTCGCGAACAAGCTCCGCGCGGGCGTCGTCTGGTCCAACACGTTCAACAAGTTCGACCCCACCTCGCCGTTCGGCGGCTACAAGGAGTCGGGCTTCGGCCGCGAGGGCGGCCGCCACGGCCTGGAGGCGTACCTTGATGTCTGA
- the deoC gene encoding deoxyribose-phosphate aldolase yields MPSSALTAAHPLKDVTSSDSALRRFLHGLPGVDAVGLEGRAASLGTRSIKTTAKAFAIDLAISMVDLTTLEGADTPGKVRALGAKAVRPDPTDRTAPTTAAVCVYPDMVAVAKEAVAGSGVKVASVATAFPAGRAPLTVKLADVREAVAAGADEIDMVIDRGAFLAGRYLKVYDEITAVKEACGTSARLKVIFETGELSTYDNIRRASWLGMLAGADFIKTSTGKVAVNATPANTLLMLEAVRDFRAQTGIQVGVKPAGGIRTSKDAIKFLVLVNETAGEDWLDNHWFRFGASSLLNDLLMQRQKLATGRYSGPDYVTVD; encoded by the coding sequence ATGCCCAGTTCTGCACTCACCGCAGCTCACCCCCTCAAGGACGTCACCTCGTCCGACAGCGCGCTGCGCCGCTTCCTCCACGGGCTCCCCGGCGTCGACGCGGTCGGACTGGAGGGGCGTGCGGCCTCCCTCGGTACCCGTTCGATCAAGACGACCGCCAAGGCGTTCGCCATCGACCTCGCCATCTCGATGGTCGACCTGACGACGCTGGAAGGCGCGGACACCCCGGGCAAGGTCCGGGCGCTCGGCGCGAAGGCGGTCCGGCCCGACCCGACCGACCGTACGGCGCCCACGACGGCCGCGGTCTGCGTCTATCCGGACATGGTGGCCGTGGCCAAGGAGGCCGTCGCCGGCTCCGGCGTGAAGGTCGCCTCCGTCGCCACGGCGTTCCCGGCCGGGCGCGCCCCGCTCACCGTCAAGCTGGCCGACGTCCGCGAGGCCGTCGCCGCGGGCGCCGACGAGATCGACATGGTCATCGACCGCGGGGCGTTCCTCGCGGGCCGATACTTGAAGGTGTACGACGAGATCACCGCCGTGAAGGAGGCCTGCGGCACGTCAGCGCGCCTGAAGGTCATCTTCGAGACAGGCGAGCTGTCGACGTACGACAACATCCGCCGCGCGAGCTGGCTCGGGATGCTGGCGGGCGCGGACTTCATCAAGACGTCCACCGGAAAGGTCGCCGTCAACGCGACCCCGGCGAACACGCTTCTCATGCTGGAGGCGGTGCGTGACTTCCGTGCACAGACCGGCATCCAGGTCGGCGTGAAGCCGGCCGGCGGCATCCGCACCTCGAAGGACGCCATCAAGTTCCTCGTGCTGGTCAACGAGACCGCCGGCGAGGACTGGCTGGACAACCACTGGTTCCGCTTCGGCGCCTCCTCGCTGCTGAACGACCTGCTGATGCAGCGCCAGAAGCTGGCCACCGGCCGCTACTCCGGCCCCGACTACGTGACGGTGGACTGA
- a CDS encoding PH domain-containing protein, with product MTSPESQSPPPQPPEPESKDRVYRSVPAIAGGVLLLAIAGWLGIDALISGEGRTPWMALAVLILIVPLVVAFTLRPAVYAGDDRLRIRNPFRVIVLPWGQIASLKSAYSNEVLTESGAKYQLWAVPVSLRARKKAARREMRATAQARREMGRDEGRGSALGMRAGLGDGLGGGPVSDGPVRAETDRIMDELRGLHEARHQAETARGDVTVRWAYEVVGPAVVGALLVLILVLAG from the coding sequence ATGACGAGCCCCGAGTCCCAGTCGCCCCCGCCGCAGCCTCCGGAGCCCGAGTCCAAGGACCGGGTGTACCGGTCGGTTCCGGCCATCGCCGGTGGCGTGCTGCTGCTGGCCATCGCCGGGTGGCTCGGCATCGACGCGCTGATATCGGGCGAGGGGCGTACGCCGTGGATGGCGCTCGCCGTGCTGATCCTGATCGTGCCGCTGGTCGTCGCCTTCACGCTGCGGCCCGCCGTGTACGCGGGAGACGACCGGCTGCGCATCCGCAACCCGTTCCGCGTCATCGTGCTGCCCTGGGGGCAGATCGCCTCGCTGAAGTCCGCCTACTCGAACGAGGTCCTCACCGAGTCCGGCGCCAAGTACCAGCTCTGGGCCGTGCCCGTCTCGCTGCGCGCCCGCAAGAAGGCCGCCCGGCGTGAGATGCGGGCGACTGCGCAGGCGCGGCGGGAGATGGGGCGGGACGAGGGGCGCGGCAGTGCGCTCGGGATGCGGGCGGGGCTGGGCGACGGCCTCGGCGGGGGGCCCGTGTCCGACGGGCCCGTGCGGGCGGAGACCGACCGGATCATGGACGAGCTGCGGGGGTTGCACGAGGCACGGCACCAGGCGGAGACGGCGCGGGGGGACGTGACCGTGCGGTGGGCCTACGAGGTGGTGGGGCCGGCGGTTGTGGGAGCGCTGCTGGTGTTGATTCTGGTGCTGGCGGGCTGA
- a CDS encoding phospho-sugar mutase yields the protein MHDELIAQAQAWLTEDPDPETRTELARLIDAQDHTELAARFSGTLQFGTAGLRGELGAGPMRMNSSVVIRAAAGLAAYLKKQGHHDGLVVIGYDARHKSHDFARDTAAVMTGAGLRAAVLPRPLPTPVLAFAIRHLGAVAGVEVTASHNPPRDNGYKVYLGDGSQIVPPADIDIATEIAAVPSLATVRRPTEGWDTLDDGVLDAYLARTDAVLAKDSPRTARTVYTAMHGVGKDVLLAAFARAGFPEPALVAEQADPDPDFPTVAFPNPEEPGAMDLAFAKARATTPAPDLIIANDPDADRCAVAVQDGDDWRMLRGDEVGALLAAHLVRRGATGTFAESIVSSSLLGRIAEKAGLPHVETLTGFKWIARAEGLRYGYEEALGYCVDPDGVRDKDGITAALLITELASQLKEEGRTLLDLLDDLAVEHGLHATDQLSVRVEDLSLIAAAMRRLREQPPAQLAGLPITRTDDLTQGTGTLPPTDGLRYTLDGARVIVRPSGTEPKLKCYLEVVVPVAAHADLPTARAQATDLLESIKRDLSTAAGI from the coding sequence GTGCACGACGAACTCATCGCACAGGCCCAGGCGTGGCTCACCGAGGACCCCGACCCGGAAACCCGCACCGAGCTCGCCCGCCTCATCGACGCCCAGGACCACACCGAACTCGCCGCCCGCTTCAGCGGCACCCTCCAGTTCGGCACCGCCGGCCTCCGTGGCGAACTCGGCGCCGGTCCCATGCGCATGAACAGCTCGGTCGTCATCCGCGCGGCCGCCGGCCTCGCCGCGTATCTCAAGAAGCAGGGCCACCACGACGGCCTGGTCGTCATCGGCTACGACGCCCGCCACAAGTCGCACGACTTCGCCCGCGACACCGCCGCCGTCATGACCGGCGCCGGCCTCCGCGCCGCCGTCCTCCCCCGCCCCCTCCCCACCCCCGTCCTCGCCTTCGCGATAAGGCACCTCGGCGCGGTCGCCGGCGTAGAGGTCACCGCCAGCCACAACCCGCCCCGCGACAACGGCTACAAGGTGTACCTCGGCGACGGCTCCCAGATCGTCCCCCCGGCGGACATCGACATCGCGACGGAGATCGCCGCCGTCCCGTCCCTGGCCACCGTCCGCCGCCCCACCGAAGGCTGGGACACCCTCGACGACGGCGTCCTCGACGCCTACCTCGCCCGCACCGACGCCGTCCTGGCCAAGGATTCCCCCCGCACCGCCCGCACGGTGTACACGGCGATGCACGGCGTCGGCAAGGACGTCCTCCTCGCCGCCTTCGCCCGCGCCGGCTTCCCGGAACCGGCCCTCGTCGCGGAGCAGGCCGACCCCGACCCGGACTTCCCGACCGTCGCGTTCCCCAACCCGGAGGAGCCCGGCGCGATGGACCTGGCATTCGCGAAGGCCCGCGCGACCACCCCCGCCCCCGACCTGATCATCGCCAACGACCCGGACGCGGACCGCTGCGCCGTCGCCGTGCAGGACGGCGACGACTGGCGCATGCTCCGCGGCGACGAGGTCGGCGCCCTCCTCGCCGCCCACCTGGTCCGCCGCGGAGCGACCGGCACCTTCGCCGAGTCGATCGTCTCGTCCTCCCTCCTCGGCCGTATCGCCGAGAAGGCAGGCCTCCCCCACGTCGAGACGCTCACCGGCTTCAAGTGGATCGCCCGCGCCGAGGGCCTGCGCTACGGCTACGAGGAGGCCCTCGGCTACTGCGTCGACCCGGACGGCGTACGCGACAAGGACGGCATCACGGCGGCACTCCTGATCACGGAACTGGCCTCACAGCTCAAGGAGGAGGGCCGCACCCTCCTGGACCTTCTCGACGACCTGGCCGTGGAACACGGCCTGCACGCCACGGACCAGCTCTCGGTCCGCGTCGAGGACCTCTCCCTCATCGCGGCCGCGATGCGCCGCCTGCGGGAACAGCCCCCGGCCCAACTCGCCGGCCTGCCGATCACCCGCACCGACGACCTCACCCAGGGCACGGGCACCCTCCCGCCCACCGACGGCCTGCGCTACACCCTCGACGGCGCCCGGGTGATCGTCCGCCCGAGCGGCACGGAGCCGAAGCTGAAGTGCTACCTGGAGGTCGTGGTCCCGGTCGCCGCCCACGCCGACCTCCCCACGGCCCGCGCACAGGCGACGGACCTACTGGAGTCGATCAAGCGCGACCTGTCGACCGCCGCAGGTATCTGA
- a CDS encoding purine-nucleoside phosphorylase, whose product MNASLLPDDILGDPHAAADAAAARLRELTGAETHDVALVMGSGWAPAVDALGAPEAELQVTELPGFPPPAVEGHGGKIRSYRIGNKRALVFLGRTHYYEGRGVAAVAHGVRTAVSAGCKTIVLTNGCGGLREGMRPGQPVLISDHINLTATSPIVGANFVDLTDLYSPGLRALCKEVDPTLEEGVYAQFPGPHYETPAEIRMARVIGADLVGMSTVLEAIAAREAGAEVLGISLVTNLAAGMTGEPLNHEEVLQAGRDSATRMGSLLAQVLGRL is encoded by the coding sequence GTGAACGCATCTCTTCTTCCGGACGACATCCTGGGCGACCCCCACGCCGCCGCCGACGCCGCCGCGGCCCGCCTGCGCGAACTCACGGGCGCCGAGACACACGACGTCGCCCTCGTGATGGGCTCCGGCTGGGCCCCGGCCGTGGACGCCCTCGGCGCTCCCGAGGCGGAGCTCCAGGTCACCGAGCTGCCCGGCTTCCCGCCGCCGGCGGTCGAGGGCCACGGAGGCAAGATCCGCTCGTACCGGATCGGCAACAAGCGCGCCCTCGTCTTCCTCGGCCGCACGCACTACTACGAGGGCCGCGGCGTGGCCGCCGTCGCCCACGGTGTCCGCACCGCCGTGTCGGCCGGCTGCAAGACGATCGTCCTCACCAACGGCTGCGGCGGCCTGCGCGAGGGCATGCGCCCCGGCCAGCCGGTCCTGATCAGCGACCACATCAACCTCACGGCGACGTCCCCGATCGTCGGCGCCAACTTCGTCGACCTCACCGACCTCTACTCCCCGGGCCTGCGGGCCCTGTGCAAGGAGGTCGATCCCACCCTGGAGGAGGGCGTCTACGCCCAGTTCCCCGGCCCGCACTACGAGACACCGGCCGAGATCCGCATGGCCCGGGTCATCGGGGCCGACCTGGTGGGCATGTCGACGGTCCTGGAGGCGATCGCCGCGCGCGAGGCGGGTGCGGAGGTTCTGGGCATCTCCCTCGTCACGAACCTGGCAGCGGGGATGACCGGGGAGCCCCTCAACCACGAAGAGGTCCTCCAGGCCGGCCGCGACTCCGCCACGAGGATGGGCTCACTGCTGGCACAGGTCCTGGGGCGCCTGTAA
- a CDS encoding gamma-glutamylcyclotransferase, whose product MSLYAAYAGNLDARLMSRRAPHSPLRATGWLNGWRLTFGGEHMGWEGALPTIVEDPLSQVFVALYDIAPMDEESLDRWEGVGLDIYRRTRVRVHTLEGDEQAWAFTLNAYEGGLPSARNLGEIADAAESAGAPHDYVMELRKRPC is encoded by the coding sequence ATGTCGCTCTACGCCGCGTACGCCGGCAACCTCGACGCGCGGCTGATGTCCCGCCGCGCCCCGCACTCGCCGCTGCGCGCCACCGGCTGGCTGAACGGGTGGCGGCTGACCTTCGGCGGCGAGCACATGGGCTGGGAGGGTGCCCTGCCGACGATCGTCGAGGACCCCCTCTCCCAGGTCTTCGTCGCGCTGTACGACATCGCCCCCATGGACGAGGAGTCACTCGACCGCTGGGAGGGTGTGGGGCTCGACATCTACCGCCGTACGCGGGTACGGGTCCACACCCTGGAGGGTGACGAGCAGGCCTGGGCCTTCACCCTCAACGCCTACGAGGGCGGTCTGCCCTCCGCCCGCAATCTGGGCGAGATCGCCGACGCGGCCGAGTCGGCCGGCGCCCCGCACGACTACGTGATGGAACTCCGCAAGCGCCCCTGCTGA
- a CDS encoding NAD(P)H-quinone dehydrogenase produces the protein MEYVTRIVIIGGGPGGYEAALVAAQLGAEVTVVDCDGLGGASVLTDCVPSKTLIATAEVMTTFDSSYEELGIIVADDTPHLEQSARVVGVDLGKVNRRVKRLALAQSHDITASVTRAGARVLRGRGRLEGMQALDGSRKVVVRAADGSEETLTADAVLIATGGHPRELPDALPDGERILNWTQVYDLDELPEELIVVGSGVTGAEFAGAYQALGSRVTLVSSRDRVLPGEDPDAAAVLEEVFRRRGMNVMGRTRAQSAKRVGDRVEVTLSDGRVITGSHCLMAVGAVPNSSGMGLEEAGVRLRESGHIWTDKVSRTTAPGVYAAGDVTGVFALASVAAMQGRIAMYHFLGDAVAPLNLKTVSSNVFTDPEIATVGYTQADVDGGKIDARGVKLPLLRNPRAKMQGIRDGFVKIFCRPGTGIVVGGVVVAPRASELIHPISVAVDNNLTVEQIANAFTVYPSLSGSIAEVARQLHTRKDTGEG, from the coding sequence ATGGAGTACGTGACTCGGATCGTGATCATCGGTGGCGGACCCGGCGGATACGAAGCGGCCCTGGTGGCCGCCCAACTCGGTGCGGAGGTGACCGTCGTCGACTGCGACGGTCTGGGCGGTGCGTCGGTGCTGACCGACTGCGTGCCGTCGAAGACCCTGATCGCCACGGCCGAGGTGATGACCACCTTCGACTCCTCGTACGAGGAACTGGGGATCATCGTCGCCGACGACACCCCGCATCTGGAGCAGAGCGCCCGGGTGGTCGGGGTCGACCTGGGCAAGGTCAACCGGCGTGTGAAGCGGCTCGCGCTCGCCCAGTCGCACGACATCACGGCCTCCGTGACGCGTGCCGGGGCGCGTGTCCTGCGCGGGCGCGGGCGGCTGGAGGGCATGCAGGCGCTCGACGGGTCCCGGAAGGTCGTGGTGCGCGCCGCCGACGGGAGTGAGGAGACCCTCACGGCCGACGCGGTGCTCATCGCCACCGGCGGGCACCCCCGTGAGCTGCCCGACGCCCTGCCGGACGGTGAGCGGATCCTGAACTGGACCCAGGTCTACGACCTCGACGAGCTCCCCGAGGAGCTGATCGTGGTCGGGTCGGGTGTGACCGGTGCCGAGTTCGCCGGTGCCTATCAGGCGCTGGGGTCGAGGGTGACGCTCGTGTCGTCGCGGGACCGGGTGCTGCCCGGTGAGGACCCGGACGCGGCCGCCGTGCTGGAGGAGGTCTTCCGGCGGCGCGGAATGAACGTCATGGGGCGTACCCGGGCGCAGTCCGCCAAGCGGGTCGGGGACCGGGTCGAGGTGACCCTCTCCGACGGGCGGGTCATCACCGGGTCGCACTGCCTCATGGCCGTCGGTGCCGTTCCGAACAGCTCGGGCATGGGGCTGGAGGAAGCCGGCGTCAGGCTGCGCGAGTCCGGTCACATCTGGACCGACAAGGTGTCGCGTACGACCGCTCCGGGCGTGTACGCGGCCGGTGACGTGACGGGCGTGTTCGCCCTCGCCTCCGTGGCCGCCATGCAGGGACGTATCGCCATGTACCACTTCCTGGGCGATGCCGTGGCCCCGCTGAACCTGAAGACCGTCTCGTCGAACGTCTTCACCGACCCGGAGATCGCCACGGTCGGCTACACCCAGGCCGACGTCGACGGCGGGAAGATCGACGCTCGGGGCGTGAAGCTGCCGCTGCTGCGCAACCCGCGCGCGAAGATGCAGGGCATCCGCGACGGCTTCGTCAAGATCTTCTGCCGGCCGGGGACCGGGATCGTGGTCGGCGGTGTGGTCGTGGCGCCGCGTGCCTCGGAACTGATCCACCCCATCTCGGTCGCGGTCGACAACAATCTGACAGTCGAACAGATTGCGAACGCCTTCACCGTCTATCCCTCGTTGTCGGGCTCGATCGCCGAAGTGGCACGGCAGTTGCACACCCGGAAGGACACCGGCGAGGGCTGA
- a CDS encoding DeoR/GlpR family DNA-binding transcription regulator: protein MFAAERRQLILEMVRANGAVSLRELARVVQTSEVTVRRDVRALEAEGLLDRRHGGAVLPGGFTRESGFPQKSHLATAEKTAIADLAANFVEEGEAIVVGAGTTTQELARRLARVPGLTVVTNSLLVAQALAHANRVEVVMTGGTLRGSNYALVGSGAEQSLHGLRVSRAFLSGSGLTAERGLSTSNMLSASVDRALVQAAAEVVVLADHTKLGTDTMFQTVPTDLITRLVTDEPPAHDDRAATELQALADQGVQIAVAGAPGGSAGAGSPGGDAVPARQQRRDVPLPGPRRQAPGAGSGLRSAAMLGEQSPGAERARVADLRRR, encoded by the coding sequence GTGTTCGCTGCAGAACGTCGCCAATTGATCCTCGAAATGGTGCGAGCGAACGGGGCCGTGTCGCTCCGTGAGCTCGCCCGCGTCGTCCAGACCTCCGAAGTGACCGTACGGCGGGACGTGCGCGCGCTGGAGGCAGAAGGACTCCTCGACCGCCGGCACGGCGGTGCGGTACTGCCGGGCGGTTTCACGCGGGAGTCCGGCTTTCCGCAGAAGTCTCATCTCGCGACCGCCGAGAAGACCGCCATCGCCGACCTCGCCGCGAATTTCGTGGAGGAGGGCGAGGCGATCGTGGTCGGGGCGGGTACGACGACCCAGGAGCTGGCCCGCCGGCTCGCCCGGGTGCCCGGGCTGACCGTCGTCACCAACTCACTTCTCGTCGCGCAGGCGTTGGCCCATGCCAACCGGGTCGAGGTCGTGATGACCGGCGGTACGCTCCGCGGCTCCAACTACGCCCTGGTCGGCAGCGGTGCCGAGCAGTCCCTGCACGGGCTGCGGGTGTCGCGGGCGTTCCTGTCCGGGAGTGGTCTGACCGCGGAGCGGGGACTGTCCACGTCCAACATGCTGTCGGCGTCGGTCGACCGGGCGTTGGTGCAGGCCGCCGCGGAGGTCGTGGTCCTCGCCGACCACACCAAGCTCGGGACGGACACGATGTTCCAGACCGTGCCGACGGATCTCATCACCCGCCTCGTGACGGACGAACCGCCTGCCCACGACGATCGTGCGGCGACGGAGCTTCAGGCACTCGCCGATCAGGGAGTGCAGATCGCTGTCGCGGGGGCGCCGGGGGGTTCGGCGGGGGCGGGGAGCCCCGGGGGTGATGCCGTCCCGGCGCGTCAGCAGCGCCGGGATGTGCCGTTGCCCGGGCCTCGGAGGCAGGCGCCGGGGGCGGGGAGTGGGTTGCGGTCGGCCGCGATGCTCGGGGAGCAGAGTCCTGGGGCGGAGCGGGCCAGGGTTGCCGATCTGCGGCGGCGTTGA